A window of Rhododendron vialii isolate Sample 1 chromosome 11a, ASM3025357v1 genomic DNA:
TGTTCTACACAAAGGAGATGCTAGGGGCACATTAATTTGTCACACCAcaaccacacccctctcacatacatgtggatCCTTAACATTTATTGTAAAATTCTCACACATGCATATAAGAGAAGTATAGTTGAGGTATGACACATTGATGTGTCCTTAATATTTCTCCATTACGTTAAATCCGTGATTGCATGTGTAGTTGTGGGGGCCGCGGCAGCATCACATGACAATATAAATATATACCAAGACCAACCAATAAATTTCGCGGTAAGTAAAAAGTACTCCTACTAGCTAGTTGAATTGGCAATGACAAACCAACGCGGCTAAGAAAGCATATATATGCGTAAAATACAGCAAATTACAAGCAATACATCTctccaacctttttttttttttttttggtaatcgaGGAACAACCTTGTAGATGAGCTATTATTGGACCCGACtgctaggcctgtcaatggaccggatccgatccgaaaaatctgatccggatccgataacgtcgatccgataatccgaatccggtaattcaatacggatccggatcggatcggattaaatccgttatcaatccgaatccgaactttattttttaaattttttaaaaaaaatagtaaattttttttaaaaaatagtaatttttttttttgaaaaaaaaaatgttttcagaagttgtattttatttttaatttaattttttaaatttttttcggaaaatattttttttgaaaaaaaaattgtatttttttgaaaaatatattttttttttttttgctaaaatttttgaagtaaaaaaagtttccgaatcggattcggattttcggatcgaatccggatttttcggattcggatcttgattaccactatcggattttagtcttatcggatccggatcggattgggtcttatcggattcggatccggatccggatccgatagatccggcccattgacaggcctaccgACTACGCAATTCAAACCTCAGGGGAAACTAGCACAGCAACCCACCGCCATGACCtccccacttaaatcatggtttgtTTCCAGGAGGAATCGACATCTCTCCAACTTGACTCCTAGAAACAAGCATTGTGTGGGTTTCGCCACAAAATCCAAATCTTTAAATTAAATCATTATTATTACCAATGCTAATCCGCCTGTTTTTGGATTTCTCTACATCACCGCAGATGGAACGAAAATCTTAGAACGCCCGCCCGCCATGTAAGATCCATAACATTGTATGATTGTTATACGGTAAGTAGAACCCCCACATGACATATTATTCCAAGACCATCGAATAAATTTGGCTCTTCTATAACCCAGTCTTATGCGGTAAGTAAAAAGCACTACCTAGTTGAATTGGCAATGCATACATGGCAACCAAACGCGGCTAAGAAAGCATTCTTAAAAGACGTCTCTCCAACTTGAATCTCTGTCTAAAACAAGCATTATATGGGTTTCGCCACAAAATCCAAATCTTCAAATTAGTCTTATTATCTGCCTGGTTTTGGGGGAGTCCAATCTTCACTATCCCGAAAATCTCTGTGCTAAGGGTTTTTCAGTCATTGGATTGTGtgagtggtttttttttatgtttcaaaTCTTACTTCCGAAAAATCCATCGACACAGAGGTACGGGCACAGTTCAATATACTTAGTAAGTAATCAgacaaagagagaaacttattcccTGAGGTTCCATGAGCAGGTTGTTCACTAAGCAACGCAATCACATCCGTCTATTCacgcaatcaatggttgagattcaattttaattttaactGGTCATAATTAGTAATttttaccggtcacaattgattttcgatctagaccgtccaaagaCACTTTAGACCCGCGCGATTGGGTTCCATAACGCTTTTTTTACGGAAAGCTCTATAAAGAAGTTTTTGTGTTAGACAAAGAGATGTATAGTTGTCTAGATCCGAccgatgttatttttttgtacatctATCATACGGAGTAATAGTCAACTCGGCAAACCCTGCTAGAGAATGAGTCAGATCAACGTGATGGGGATGTACCCCATCTTGGtgaaattagggaaaaaaaattaataataataataaaagaaaaataattcaacaTATTATGTCATCTTAGTGAATAAGTATATGAGTTTCATATCATTATCAGTGTGTGAATGCAAAGAAGTTCAGGCATAACTTCATGTGTCCCAAGAGAAATGAATGATTACATTCGTGCGGAGAAGTCCTTTTAGAACTTAAATCTATGGTATAAAAGTCATTTTTTAGACTAAAAATATCAACTTTCTTcaattggagaaaaaattggaaaaataaagaaaatacttATTCAACCAAAATACTAAGTATTAGTcgaaaaaaattaatgttgGCTCcagaaattttaattttggtgtTCAAAAATTACCTTAACTGTACTAGATCTATTAACCAGTAATTCATACacaaatttttatgtattagTGTGCATAGTCCAatcaaaagatataaaaaaatacatatgaTTTTAACATTGTTTTTTACGAATTTTATATTTTGAGCTAAGCAAGATTAAAATTCACAATTATTCTTTTAGGGGAAATTGTGACGAAAAGGTTGGTATGGATCTTTTTGGACAAATAGAGTTCATTGTCATTAAGAGATAAGTCAGAGCACGATACAGATAATACTATAtcattttttatctcaaaattaaaaaaacacactaTATATACAAAGTGTGGGATATATTGGACACTAAAGGCGGGCACACGATTGAGATGCGTGTGTATGTCgaattttggcaaaatttgTCCAATCCCACTTattatttgtttgatcaaattttgttaaaaCGTACGTGTACCCAGGCTCTAGTcagataagtttttttttttttggtaaacaagTTAGAGAAGTTAAGCATTAACGTACATCTCTGCGGTTGAAACACAATTATCCGAAACAAAAGTactacatatatacacaacaCCAAGCACAATCTATCACATATATGTGGAGTCCACACATactagtgtgtgtgggccccacatttATGTCAGAATATTGTGGTTGATATTGTGTTCGGATAGTTGTGTTCCTAACACCAATCAAGTACTTGGGATTAACGCTGGGAGCAAATCCGAAGAGAGTCAAAACATGGGATCCAGTGATTGAAAGGATGGAGAAAAGGCTTAGTGTATGGCGTAGGAGATTCAACACTACGGGGGTAGACTTACCCTAATGAACTCTTCTCTTACTAGTTTGCCTATTTACTTCTTGACTTTATTTAAAATGCCGGTGTCAGTTGCAAAAAAGATAGCCAAGATTCAGAGACAATTTTTCTGGGGTGACTCGGTGGACAAGAAAAGGCTTCGCTTGGTTAAATGGGAAGTAAtcacaaaaaagaaggaataTGAAGGGCTAGGGGTTAAAAACTTGGCGATCCAAAACCTTGCTCTTTTGGCAAAATGGTGGTGAAGATTCTATAAAGACCGTGACTCTTTATGGGTTAAGGTAATCAAAAACAAGTACAGTTTGGAACAAGGTTCGTGGGTACCTTGCATGCCATCTTCTGGTAAGGTTTCTGCTCTGCGGAGAGATATCTGCTCGATCGGAGATACATCCTCTACTATTGGATCCATTATCCAGGAGGGTTTTAGGCTTGCGGTTCAATCGGGTCGGGAGATTTCCTTTTGGAATCAGGTTTGGCTAGGGGACACAACTCTTAAACAGGAGTTTCCTCGCCTCTACCTAATATCTACTCAAAAAGAAATGGTGATTAGTGACGTTAAAGGTGCAAATGGGGAAGGTAGATGGAACATACTTTTTCGGAGAAGGCTTTTGGTGTGGGAAGAACAACAATATGAAGAATTGCTTCAGAGATTACAGTCAGTAGTGTTAGACCAATCCAAACGGGATGAGTTAAGGTGGAGATGGGCTTCAGACAATTGTTTTTCTGTTAAATCAGTCTATAACAAATGGGAGCAATCGGGATTCCCAAACAATTGGGCGCTGGGATCGATTTGGAAGAACATTAGCCCCCGAAGGTGGAAATCTTTTTGTGGCTGGCTCTTCAAGAGAGAATAGCATCGAGAACGGTACTTTCCCATAGACTATTGCTTCCCGAAGGCCAGTCGGAGTTGTGCTCTCGTTGCTCACTACACCTTGAATCACCTGAGCACCTATTCCTACTGTGCCATTTTTCGTGGGAAGTTTGGTCTTTGATGTTGGACTGGTGGCACGTCTATTGGGTATGTCCTGCCTCCCTTTTAGATTTGTTTTATTGGTGGCTAGGTATGGGATTCCAAAATCTGGAGAAATATCTATGAGAAACAACTTTCCATGCCACAACTTGGTCTCTATGGTTGGCAAGGAACGATCTAGTGTTTAACAATATTTCATGGAGTGTGAAGGATCTTGGAGAGCTAATTAAAACCAAGGTAGCAATGTGGGTTAAAGTGAAGTTCGATATAAAGGTGTACTCGGTGGAAGACTTTAAGGGATATTTTGATGGCGTGAGGAAGGTCAAAGTATAATGATTGTGTCTGAGGATTGGTGCAgtccaactttctgttggaCGATCATCAGCTCTCGTATCATGCTTTGGGTTCTTTACTCTCTTCCGCTCATAAGCGTTTGTGCTTAGCGAGTTTTCCTCTCAatgtacccctttcgagttaataaaatcttcgtttgccgagaaaaaaaaaacatttttttttatccgaaaagTGAAAACCATAAGATAAGATGTGTGCAACTGTACTTGTCCGATGGCCACCGATTTCATCGTCCGTTCATACTCCATATTAAAACTCGGCGTAATGATGTAAGGGATGAAGAACCCATTTTGATTTGAATACACGGTTTGGAGTTAAACTTAATCCATACGAAAAGGGCATTTTCGAGAACCAAAATATCAATTACCTTCTTCAACTGAAAACTATTGTGTAATCTCTCTcaaataaattaagaaataaCTTCTAGATCAAACTGAAATATCCATATGGCAATACATCCTATTTGACATATCAACACGGATCCGCGTAACCACTTTAGTATTATAAATAGCAACACATATAATTAGTTTTGTCTCTCCATATCATCATCAATCAAAAATACTTCCATCTACATCCATCGTTGTTTAGATCCTTTGTTGTGATTGTAGAGTTCTTTCTTTGTAAGCACCAGTGTACCACAATGACCGGAGGGAAGCACCACCACCACGGCCACGTTCAGGAAGAGAACAAGCCAATTGATTATGCGCGAGAGTTTAAACACCACAAGCATAACGAGCACCTCGCCGAGCTCGGTGCCGTTGCTGCTGGCGCTTTTGCCAAGGTATGCGTGTCTCTCTGACACTAACGCTTACTTATCGGATTACTTGTCGATCGCATACTGGTTATTATACAAAAGTTACTTTGTGGGCAAATATATACTTGTCTAAACTTTTGCCACCATTTTTGTGCATCATATATATAgagaaaaaattacaaatattgCAGAGCCCCACATTTTGCTAAACAACGATTTTCTTGTGCGTTCATGTTTCCAATTTTATTCCCAAGTCGTATCTCTTAAATCATGAGTGCAGATTCACATTCCTAATGAAATTATTCTCTAGAACACAAAATCGTAATTCTTCTCCCCTCAACTTTGTACTTTCTTTCACTTAATGATCATCAGTTTTGTTCAACTGTACAAAAAGTGCTCACTTTTTATAGCCATGTCTCATATTCGAGATTTTTCTTCTAATGTAAATTGCAGCATGAAAAGCATATGATAAAAAAAGACCCAGCACATGCTCACATGCATAAGATAGAGCAGAAAATCGCAACTACAGTTGCAGTTGCAGCCGGTGGGTACGCATTGCATGAGCACCATGAGAAGAAAGAAGcaaagaaacaaatgaagcaTCACCACGGCCACCACTTCTTTTAATACTTAATtactttttttgaaaggatATTATGTATTATCTACGTAAAATTGGGTAGCAGTGATTAGCAACTGCTCTAAATAAATAAACGTCTGCGTTGTTTATGCTCGATTACTAGGTCTCTAGGTTTTAGTGACATTGATCTAGTAACAGTGATGTTAATCTAGTTCTTGTTTTCATGTAAGAGTATATTATTGGTTCTTTTGCAATATTTCTCTGTTACCAGCATTTTTCAGAACTTAGACTTCAACTAATTTTGGACTGCCTCGTTGAAATACTTTCTCGTTAAAGATAATTATACAAATATCAAGCAACTCCGCACTTTATGAAATGTATTATGGGAAGCTACTTATTGCTTCTGGAGCACAGCTTCTCAGCTACACATTCGTGCGATCAGATTTTCTCGCCAAGTGCATATACAACTCCCACAATGATGAAAAAGAGCTGTGGATCGCCAGGTGATGATGCTCCAAGAGCACTAGATAATCACCCATGTATTAGACATAGAACAAGCTTCTATTATGGGGACCAAGCATTCCTTGCCCACTGATGATGATAAAAGGAACAAGATGAACACCTTTCGTACTTATAAGAAAAGGTAACGAATAAGACTATCTTGTTCATTTTTTTacagagattaaaaaaaaaaaaaaaaagactatcttttttgaaaataaaagaaaattaaacacAAAGGTTTTGGTCTAGTGATTAAATcttggagtttttaaatattcatcctcagaCTTTATCCCATGTAAGTATTCATCTTCgtcattttgaacagttatgttttcatatatatatatatatatatagcattgATTTTTGGGATGAAATTTTAAGACTTCAAATCCCACCGTTTAATTAGGCATTCGGTCCCTGTAGATTTCGCCGCACAATCCCGCAAATGTTGCTCTGTTCCCCTCAAATGAAACCCCCCCATTTGAATTTTAACCCCCTCCCCGTTTGGATAAAATCCTAAATGGATAAACAAACACTAGTTTTTCCATTGTTGCATGAAGAAAATTGGCGCCCTCTTCCTCGACAATACAAATGGGGTTTCTCCGCCCATCCCGAAATCGCCTTCCTTCATCACCGTTTCAAAGCTTCTGTTTCAAAGCGGAGACGAAACCCCTCCATCTTTAAGGT
This region includes:
- the LOC131306492 gene encoding abscisic stress-ripening protein 2-like — its product is MTGGKHHHHGHVQEENKPIDYAREFKHHKHNEHLAELGAVAAGAFAKHEKHMIKKDPAHAHMHKIEQKIATTVAVAAGGYALHEHHEKKEAKKQMKHHHGHHFF